Sequence from the Clostridium botulinum genome:
ACATCTTGCTCTTTCATGTTTGTTGCAGCAGTAACTATTTGAATAGTTTCAGTTCCAATATCAACTTGACAAATACTTAGTTTATCAGCATCTGGATGTTTTTCTATTTCAGTAATTTTTCCCGTAACAACTTTATCTATAACATCACCTTGAATTATTAATTCTTCTAATTGTGATCCTGTTAAAGTTAATTTATCTCCTAATTCTTTAGGACTAACATTTATATCAACATAATCTTGTAACCAACTAAATGGTACTTTCATATTTTTTCCTCCTCATTTTTCCTTAAGTTCTCAAATTATCAATTTCTTTAGAACTTATATTTTTATGTCTTTCAAACTATATAATTAAGTAATATTCTAAAAAAAGTTTAAACTACTTTCTAAAATTGGTTTAAAAATCTCATATCACTTTCATATAATAATCTTATATCATCTATTCCGTATTTAAGCATTACCATTCTATCAACACCAAATCCAAAAGCAAATCCACTATATACTTCTGGATCTATTCCACAGTTTCTAAGTACATTTGGATGAACCATACCACAGCCTAGAAGCTCTATCCATCCACTATTCTTACATACTCTACAACCTTCTCCTCCACAAACAAAACAAGTTGCATCCATTTCAGCAGATGGTTCTGTAAATGGGAAGTGATGTGGTCTGAACTTAGTTTCAACTTTATCTCCAAACATCTTCTTAGCAAATAACTCTAGAGTTCCTTTTAAATCGGCAAAAGTAACTCCCTTATCTATAACTAAGCCTTCCATTTGATAAAATATAGGTGAATGTGTAGCATCAACTGAATCTGATCTATAAACCTTACCTGGCGAAATCATCTTAATTGGTGGCTTTTGATTTTCCATAGTTCTAACTTGAACTGGTGAAGTTTGAGTTCTAAGAACTATATTATCATTTATATATAATGTATCTTGCTCACTTCTTGCTGGATGATTCTTAGGTATATTTAATGCTTCAAAATTATAATGATCATATTCAACTTCTGGACCTTCTTCAATTGTGAATCCCATTGATACAAATATATCTTCCATATTTTTAAGTGTTAATTCTAAAGGATGACTTTTTCCTATTACTTGCTTTTTACCTGGAAGTGAAATATCTATTGTTTCACCTGCAAGTTTTTCAGCCTTTTCTTTATCCTTTATTTTCTTTATTGCTGACTCTAGTTTTTCTTCTACTTTAGCTTTTGCTTCATTAACTAATTTTCCTACTAAAGGTCTTTCTTCTGGAGATAATCCCCCCATACCTCTTAATATTGTAGTAAGTTCTCCTTTTTTTCCTAAGAACTTAACTCTAATTTCTTCTAATTCATTACTTTTAATTGAATTTTCAATTTGCTTTATTGCAAGCTCTTGTAATTCTTTAAGTTTTTCCTTCATGTTTTTTCTCCTTTCAGACATTTTTATGTACAAAAAAAATCGTCCCCCTATAAAAGGGACGAATTATCCGCGTTACCACCCTAATTGAAACTTATAAAAATACATTATAAGAATCCAACTTAAAATTTAACGGCATTGACCGCTAGCTACTACTTAATTTCACAGCCAGAACTCCTGAGTGAACTTCAATATTATTTCATTTAAATAAGCTTACAGTCTATGGCTTATTCTCCCTGAAAATTTCCTAATATCTACTCTCTCATTCACAGTTTATAATTATTTAATTCCCTCTAATTATACAAATAAACTAATTAAAATTCAATACCTAAAATTAAGTATACTTATAATAACTTAAAAAATACTAAAATTTATGAAAATATAAAAAAATCCTACAAAATCAAGCTATTATACTAATTCTTAAAATTAGTTACTTAAATACATATATAAACTCATATAATAATTTATACTAAAATAAAAAGTCCTCAAAATATAAGGACTTTTCATTATATTTTATTGTTAAAATTGGTTTACATCAATCCATAAGTCACAAATATAGTAGCAAGAACAAGAGTAATTGTACTAAATAACTTAATAAGAACATGTATAGATGGACCTGCTGTATCTTTAAACGGATCTCCTACTGTATCTCCAACAACTCCTGCTTTATGAGCTTCTGATTTTTTCCCTCCGAAATTTCCTAATTCAATAAATTTCTTTGCATTATCCCAAGCACCACCACCGTTATTGAAAAATAGAGCCATTAAAACACCAACGATAGTAGCTACCATAAGCATTGCTCCGGCTGCTTCTGCTCCCAAAATAAGTCCAACTGCTATAGGAGTCACAATAACTATTACGCCTGGTAAAATCATTTCTTTTAATGCACCTTTGGTCACTATATCAACACAAGCTCTATAATCAGGCTTATCCTTTCTATCCATAATCCCTGGTTTTTCCTTAAATTGTCTTCTTACTTCTAATATTACATATTGAGCAGCTTTTCCAACAGCTCTAATTGCAGTAGAACTAAATAAAAATACAACCATAGCACCTATTAGTGCACCTATAAATACTTCTGGCTTTCCTATATCAACACTGTATATTGCATTTGCAGCTAAATGTTTACTAGCTTTAACCTCGTCTATATAAGCAGAAAACAATAAAAATGTTGCTAAAGCTGCACTACCAACAGCATATCCTTTTGTTAAAGCTTTTGTTGTATTTCCGCAAGCATCTAACTTATCTGTTATAACTCTCATTTCTTCTGGAGCACCAGACATTTCAGTTATTCCACCTGCATTATCTGTTATAGGACCAAAAGTATCCATAGCTAGAATATAAGAACAAGTAGATAACATTCCCATTGTTGCAATTGCCGTACCATACAATCCTCCATTAAATCCAAGCTCTGATAATCCACTGTGATTACCTAACCAATATGAAGAAAATATTGCTATAGCTATAACTAATACAGGTGCAAATGTACTTTCAAGACCTACAGATATACCAGAAATTATATTAGTTGCAGGACCTGTTAATGAAGACTTTGCAATCTCTTTTACAGGTCTAAAATTATAAGAAGTATAGTATTGAGTTATATATACGAAAGCAAAGCTTAATAATAAACCAATAATTGCACAGCCATAAAAATTAATATATTTAACTTTATTTGCATACTCACCAATCCCACTAAGCATTAATTTAGTTATAGGAAATAAAAATATTGCACACAATACTGTTGTTATAAAGTAACCTTTATTTAGTGATTTCATTGGATCTTTATCTTCTTTTGTTTTAACTGAAAATATTCCAAAAATTGATGCTATTATTCCTGAAGCACGAGCTATTAGTGGAAATAAGATTCCACACACTCCAAATACAGGATACAGTGCTATTCCTAATATCATAGCTCCTATATTTTCAGCTGCAGTAGATTCAAACAAATCTGCTCCACGGCCTGCACAATCACCTACATTATCTCCTACAAGATCAGCTATAACAGCTGGATTCCTTGGATCATCTTCTGGAATACCTGCTTCTACTTTTCCAACCAAATCCGCACCAACATCAGCTGCCTTAGTATATATTCCACCTCCAAGTTGTGCAAATAATGCAACAAAGCTTGCTCCAAATCCGTATCCTACTATTAGTTGTGGTGCTCGTTTAACAACTTCAACATTTGAATCTCCTCCTCCAAATGCCCAGAATAACAAACTCACTCCAATCAAACTAAGTGTTGTAACAGCTAGCCCAGTTACAGCTCCTCCCCTAAATGATATTTGAAGAGATTTATTCAGACTATGCTTAGCACCTTGAGCTACTCTTATATTAGCACTAACAGCAACATACATACCAATGAATCCAGCAATACCTGAACATATTGCTCCTGCAAAAAATGATATGAACGTATACCAATTAAAACTGTATTTTCCTTTAGTAACAAATCCTAATAATATTGCTACTACTATTGCTAAAATATAAATGGTTTTATACTGCCTTTTTAAAAATGCCATTGCTCCATCTTTAATTGCATTTGAAATTTCCTTCATTTGTTCATTTCCCAATTCTTGTTTAAAAACGTACCTTACTAATATGCATAAGAACACCATTGCTATTAATGCAACTACACCAACTAATCCTAGAAGTTTTGTAACTAAGTATTGATTCATTTTTACATCTCCTTTTATTAGTAAAATAACAAGAGTAGATATAAAATTATATCTACTCTTTAAAATATTTTTCTAAATTTAAAATTATACATTAATTTACAAAATTTAATAAAAAATTAACATGAATTATGTAAAATACTCTTTAAATTCAAGTCATTTTCACATAATTCATGTTAAAAAAATAATATATAATTTGTTCTTATGTTATAATAAAAACAATTTTCAATACTCAAAATTAAATATTAACAACATTTTGTCTTACTTTTTCATAGATAATAATTGAAGTAGCTATAGCTACATTTAAAGATTCAGCACCACCTGGCATTGGTATTTTAACTCTTCTATCAGCTAAATCTAACACTTCATTAGAAACACCATTGCCTTCATTACCAACTGTAAGTATAATCTTCCCTTTTAAATCTTCTTTAAAAAAGTCTTTACTACTTTCAAGTGATGTAACTATTAAGGTAAATCCATCTTTTTTTAATGATTTTATTAACGAAAACTCATCATCATCATAATATATAGGCATATAAAATAATGAACCCATTGTTGATCTTATTGTTTTTTCATTATATATATCAACAGTTCCTTTAGATAATACTATTCCGTTTACTCCAGCTGCATGAGCTGTTCTTATTATAGTACCTAAATTTCCCGGATCTTGTACTTTATCACAGAATAAATAAAAATCTCCTTGAAAATCTAATTTTTTGTTATTCATTTTAACTATAGCAATTATTCCTTGAGGATTTTCTGTTGATGCTAATTCTTTAAATAAAGTATCCGTAATACAGTATACTTTATGTTTTTTTATCTTATCTTTATCTATATAATTATCTAATTTTTCATATCCTATTTCAGTTAATATTAAATAATCTATATCTAAATTTGCTTTTATAGCTTCATCAACAAGCCTAAATCCCTCAATAACATACTTATTTATCTTATTTCTATTTTTTCTATCTTTGAGTTTTTTAGCTTCTTTATATATAGTATTTTCTTTACTCTCAATGAAAATCAAAGTCTACACCTCAATTATTTTAATCTTACTATCATACCCTCAAGTTTGCTTAAATCTTCCGCAGAACCTATAGCAACTATTATATCTTTAGCATTTACAATGTGCTCAGCTGAAGGTGATATATTTATATCTTCCCCTTCTTTAATGGCCATAACATTTATTCCATATTGACTTCTTAATTTTATTTCTCTTAAGCTTTTTCCGTCCCATTCATCTAAAGCTTCTATTTCCATTATGCTATAGTCTGAAGATAATTCAATGTAATCTAATATACTAGAAGAAACTAAGTTATGAGCAACTCTAACTCCCATATCTTGTTCTGGTAATATTACTCTATCAGCACCGATTTTATATAAAACTTTAGAATGAATCTTATTGTTAGCTTTTGCAATTATATATTTAACACCTAGTTCTTTAACAAGTAAAGTTGCCATAATGCTTGCTTGTATGTTAGACCCTATAGTTACAATTGCAACATCAAAATTTCTAAGTCCTAATGTTCTTAATGCATTTTCATCAGTAGAATCCATTTGAACTGCATGCGTTACATTATCAGAAATATCTTGAATTATATCTTCATCTTTATCTATTACTAAAACATCATTTCCTAAATCATATAAAGTCTTAGCAACTGAAGCACCAAATCGTCCCAACCCAATCACTACAAATTGTTTATTTACCAAAACTAAGTCACTCCTATCCTATCAATATCTTACCTTCTGGATATCTATATCCTTTCTTTTTCTTTCTATTTAATAATGCTAAAATTACAGTTAATGGACCAACTCTACCACAATACATAGTAATCATTATTACAATCTTTCCTGCAACTGATAATTGTTGAGTTACACCAGTCGTTAACCCTACCGTACCAAAAGCTGAAGTCGCTTCATAAAGTAAATTTATAAATGATTGATTTGGTTCAACTATAGTAAGAACCATGGTCACTACAATAACAAGCATCATTGCAATAAAAAACAAAGTAAAGGCTTTATATACTAAGTCTTTTGAAAATCTTTTTTCAAACGCTTCAGTATCTTCTCTTCCTTTCAAAACAGAAATTACTGTTAAAATTAAAACACCAAATGTAGCAGTTTTTAAACCACCTGCTGTTGATCCTGATGATCCTCCTATAAACATTAATATTATAGTAATTAACTTACCAGACATAGTCATATCATCAGTAGACATACTATTAAAACCAGCTGTTCTTGGTGATACAGATGCAAAAAAGGAATTTAATATCTTATCCTTAAAAGTCATTCCACCTATAGTCTGCATATTTTTATATTCAAATAAAAAGATACATATAAATCCAAAAATAATTAAAAATATAGTAACTAATAATACTACTTTACAATTAAGTGATAATTTTTTAGAATTCTTGTTATAATTATATATTTCAAGCCATACTGTAAAACCTAAACCACCAATTATTATTAAAGCACTTATGCTTAATATTACTACTATATTACTAGAATAACTAGTCAAACTATTAAAATTTCCAAATAAATCAAAACCAGCATTACAAAATGCTGAAATAGAATGAAATACACTATAAAATAATCCCCTTGAAAATCCAAACTGTGGTATGAACTGAGTTGATAATAATAGCGCTCCAAAAAACTGAACTGAAAATGTTAATGCAAAAACATATTGAACCATTCTTACCAAACCTTCAATATTAAAGGTATTCATAGCTTCCTGCATTAACAGTCTATCTCTTAATGTTATTTTTTTTCCTAATAGTATTGCAATAAACGTAGTAAAGGACATGAAACCCATACCACCAACTTCTATTAAGATTATGATTATAACTTGACCAAAAGTACTCCAATAAGTGCCTGTATCTAATGTAACTAAACCAGTAACACATACTGCTGATGTAGATGTAAAAATAGCATCTATAAAATTTGTACTTTCTCCACTGGCCGAAGAAATAGGTAAAGTTAATATAAGTGCTCCTATTAAAGCAACTATAGCAAATCCTATAGCTAATACTTGAACTGCATTAAGTCTTGATTTTTTTGTCAGAACTTTTCCCATACACTCACCTCAAAAGGTTAATTAAAAATTACTTCATTTTATTTTACCTATTTTATATAAATTTTATGTAAACTAAATATATATAAATAATTTATAATATTTCTCAATATATAATAAAAATGCGACCTAAGTCGCATTTTTTTAAGCGTTTAATTGTTTTTTAGCTACTTCTACTAAATCAGCAAATGCTTTTGCATCATTTATAGCGATTTCTGATAACATTTTTCTGTTTATATCGATACCAGCTAATTTAATTCCGTTCATGAATTTTGAATATGAAAGACCATTGATTCTTGTTGCTGCGTTTATTCTAGCAATCCATAATCTTCTGTAATCTCTCTTTTTATTCTTTCTTCCAACATAAGAATTTCTTAATGCTCTAATTACTGATTCGTTAGCTGTTTTAAATAACTTACTTTTTCCACCGTAGTATCCTTTTGCAAGTTTTAAAACTTTCTTATGATTCTTACGAGCGTTTTTTGCTCTCTTTACTCTTGCCATGCTTTAAACCTCCTGTAACCTCTTCAAATTATAGATATGGTAATAATTTTTTCATTACTTTTTCTTCTGATTTTGATACGTATCCACCTTTTCTAAGATTTCTCTTAGTTTTAGGACTCTTCTTTGTTAATATATGGCTCTTGAATGCTTTCGCTCTCTTAAGCTTTCCTGTACCTGTTTTCTTAAATCTCTTTGCTGCACCTCTGTGGCTTTTCATTTTTGGCATAAATAAAATCCTCCTCTCAAGTTATCCCTTTTTAGGGCCTAAAACCATTGTCATGTTTCTGCCTTCTTTTTTTGGATGCTTTTCTATTTGGCAGACATCTTCCAATTTCTTTGCGAAGTTATCAAGAATTCTTGCTCCAATATGAGTCAATTCCATCTCTCTACCTCTAAATCTAACAGTGATTTTAACTTTATCTCCGTCTAATAAGAATTTTCTGGCATTCTTTGCTTTTATAGAAATATCATGTTCTTCTATAGTAAGACTTACTCTTACTTCTTTAACACTTACAACCTTTTGTTTCTTCTTAGCTTCTTTTTCTTTTTTAGATTGTTCATATATGAACTTACCAAAGTCCATTATTTTACACACTGGAGGGTTTGCATTTGGTGAAATCATAACCAAGTCCAATTCTTGTTCTTCTGCCATTCTCATAGCTTCTCTTGAAGAAATCACACCTAATTGTTCTCCATCATTTGCAACTACTCTTAATTCTTTTTGTCTTATCTCTTCATTAATAAAATAATCTTTACTAATACTTTTCACCTCCGAGGAATTTTATACATAATAAAAGACGGCCATAAGCCGTCTTACACTATCACTATTGATAAAATCTAGAGATATAACCACACTAGTACTTCACAACTGTATGGTGAGAAACGGCTATGTTTCTTCTTTACGAACTAAATTATATCAAGCATTTCATAATGTGTCAATACTTTTTATTATTATTTTTTTATTTTCACATTTCATGCATCTATTACAGTATTCGACCCTGTCTCCAAACACACTATTAAGAGTCTCTAAGAATTCTCTATTTATAGAATTTTCTTTATTATGAATGATTATCTTTTTAGGAGTGTTTGTAATCAATCCACTTATTAATATATCTTCTGTACTAACATCACTCATCTTTTTGCAGTCTGAAAATTCTTCCTTAAATGTTTTTAATAAATCTGTCTCATAATTATCAGTTACTCTATAGTCTCCATTGTCTTCTATAAATATATCTATAAGCTCAATCTTATAATCTTGTATATCAACAAAATACTTCAATAATTTTACAAACTCTTTATACTCCTTTTCAACAATATAATTTTCAACAACTTTTTGTATTATTTTTTCTATATCGCCTCTAAGTTTCTTCATTCTAAATGTTATAAATCCATTTATATTAATTTCTTGCTTTTCTTTTATGCAATCTTTTATCTCTTCAATAATTCCATTCATTTTATTTAAATAATAAATAGAGTTACCATCTTTTACTCCACCTTCA
This genomic interval carries:
- the pheS gene encoding phenylalanine--tRNA ligase subunit alpha, whose amino-acid sequence is MKEKLKELQELAIKQIENSIKSNELEEIRVKFLGKKGELTTILRGMGGLSPEERPLVGKLVNEAKAKVEEKLESAIKKIKDKEKAEKLAGETIDISLPGKKQVIGKSHPLELTLKNMEDIFVSMGFTIEEGPEVEYDHYNFEALNIPKNHPARSEQDTLYINDNIVLRTQTSPVQVRTMENQKPPIKMISPGKVYRSDSVDATHSPIFYQMEGLVIDKGVTFADLKGTLELFAKKMFGDKVETKFRPHHFPFTEPSAEMDATCFVCGGEGCRVCKNSGWIELLGCGMVHPNVLRNCGIDPEVYSGFAFGFGVDRMVMLKYGIDDIRLLYESDMRFLNQF
- a CDS encoding sodium-translocating pyrophosphatase, producing MNQYLVTKLLGLVGVVALIAMVFLCILVRYVFKQELGNEQMKEISNAIKDGAMAFLKRQYKTIYILAIVVAILLGFVTKGKYSFNWYTFISFFAGAICSGIAGFIGMYVAVSANIRVAQGAKHSLNKSLQISFRGGAVTGLAVTTLSLIGVSLLFWAFGGGDSNVEVVKRAPQLIVGYGFGASFVALFAQLGGGIYTKAADVGADLVGKVEAGIPEDDPRNPAVIADLVGDNVGDCAGRGADLFESTAAENIGAMILGIALYPVFGVCGILFPLIARASGIIASIFGIFSVKTKEDKDPMKSLNKGYFITTVLCAIFLFPITKLMLSGIGEYANKVKYINFYGCAIIGLLLSFAFVYITQYYTSYNFRPVKEIAKSSLTGPATNIISGISVGLESTFAPVLVIAIAIFSSYWLGNHSGLSELGFNGGLYGTAIATMGMLSTCSYILAMDTFGPITDNAGGITEMSGAPEEMRVITDKLDACGNTTKALTKGYAVGSAALATFLLFSAYIDEVKASKHLAANAIYSVDIGKPEVFIGALIGAMVVFLFSSTAIRAVGKAAQYVILEVRRQFKEKPGIMDRKDKPDYRACVDIVTKGALKEMILPGVIVIVTPIAVGLILGAEAAGAMLMVATIVGVLMALFFNNGGGAWDNAKKFIELGNFGGKKSEAHKAGVVGDTVGDPFKDTAGPSIHVLIKLFSTITLVLATIFVTYGLM
- a CDS encoding TrmH family RNA methyltransferase; amino-acid sequence: MIFIESKENTIYKEAKKLKDRKNRNKINKYVIEGFRLVDEAIKANLDIDYLILTEIGYEKLDNYIDKDKIKKHKVYCITDTLFKELASTENPQGIIAIVKMNNKKLDFQGDFYLFCDKVQDPGNLGTIIRTAHAAGVNGIVLSKGTVDIYNEKTIRSTMGSLFYMPIYYDDDEFSLIKSLKKDGFTLIVTSLESSKDFFKEDLKGKIILTVGNEGNGVSNEVLDLADRRVKIPMPGGAESLNVAIATSIIIYEKVRQNVVNI
- a CDS encoding potassium channel family protein, whose product is MVNKQFVVIGLGRFGASVAKTLYDLGNDVLVIDKDEDIIQDISDNVTHAVQMDSTDENALRTLGLRNFDVAIVTIGSNIQASIMATLLVKELGVKYIIAKANNKIHSKVLYKIGADRVILPEQDMGVRVAHNLVSSSILDYIELSSDYSIMEIEALDEWDGKSLREIKLRSQYGINVMAIKEGEDINISPSAEHIVNAKDIIVAIGSAEDLSKLEGMIVRLK
- a CDS encoding TrkH family potassium uptake protein; the encoded protein is MGKVLTKKSRLNAVQVLAIGFAIVALIGALILTLPISSASGESTNFIDAIFTSTSAVCVTGLVTLDTGTYWSTFGQVIIIILIEVGGMGFMSFTTFIAILLGKKITLRDRLLMQEAMNTFNIEGLVRMVQYVFALTFSVQFFGALLLSTQFIPQFGFSRGLFYSVFHSISAFCNAGFDLFGNFNSLTSYSSNIVVILSISALIIIGGLGFTVWLEIYNYNKNSKKLSLNCKVVLLVTIFLIIFGFICIFLFEYKNMQTIGGMTFKDKILNSFFASVSPRTAGFNSMSTDDMTMSGKLITIILMFIGGSSGSTAGGLKTATFGVLILTVISVLKGREDTEAFEKRFSKDLVYKAFTLFFIAMMLVIVVTMVLTIVEPNQSFINLLYEATSAFGTVGLTTGVTQQLSVAGKIVIMITMYCGRVGPLTVILALLNRKKKKGYRYPEGKILIG
- the rplT gene encoding 50S ribosomal protein L20 yields the protein MARVKRAKNARKNHKKVLKLAKGYYGGKSKLFKTANESVIRALRNSYVGRKNKKRDYRRLWIARINAATRINGLSYSKFMNGIKLAGIDINRKMLSEIAINDAKAFADLVEVAKKQLNA
- the rpmI gene encoding 50S ribosomal protein L35 — its product is MPKMKSHRGAAKRFKKTGTGKLKRAKAFKSHILTKKSPKTKRNLRKGGYVSKSEEKVMKKLLPYL
- the infC gene encoding translation initiation factor IF-3; the encoded protein is MKSISKDYFINEEIRQKELRVVANDGEQLGVISSREAMRMAEEQELDLVMISPNANPPVCKIMDFGKFIYEQSKKEKEAKKKQKVVSVKEVRVSLTIEEHDISIKAKNARKFLLDGDKVKITVRFRGREMELTHIGARILDNFAKKLEDVCQIEKHPKKEGRNMTMVLGPKKG
- the ytxC gene encoding putative sporulation protein YtxC produces the protein MLVLKLAYNDELDFVGELQDLRELLKKKNILIGLVESIEDTTHIIKIICEEEHYNEKVKDIINLYVSNILYKIVIENYREKEMLEFLTENYFFLKQDEIFEIEDDIVKVLECEGGVKDGNSIYYLNKMNGIIEEIKDCIKEKQEININGFITFRMKKLRGDIEKIIQKVVENYIVEKEYKEFVKLLKYFVDIQDYKIELIDIFIEDNGDYRVTDNYETDLLKTFKEEFSDCKKMSDVSTEDILISGLITNTPKKIIIHNKENSINREFLETLNSVFGDRVEYCNRCMKCENKKIIIKSIDTL